DNA from Pseudomonadota bacterium:
TTCGAAGGAAGAGCGGGAATCTCTCAGGATGGCAATCCTTTCGGTTTTTGCCTTTTCGATAATCTCATTTTCAACGTGCAGGTTACGTGGTATGATAATCCCAACGATGTCCTTGAGCTTTGCCACACCGAGAATATTGATATGTCTCTGAACGGTAATCCAGACAGAGTCCTCTTCGGCATTGGCTATTACATCAGAAAGGAGGTCTGATACATAGCCGCCTTTTATGGCTTTTTCGAGGTTTATGTCCCCCGTCAGGATTTCAAAATTTAATAAATGCGCCAATTGTCCCAGGTTCATTGTATCCTCCAAATCGGGTATTTATGAAGCCTTCCGCTATTTTTCCTTCTTCGGCGAGGTATCAGACATGGACGGAGGGATTATACGGGCAAGATCGAGTATTTCCTCCGCCAGCATCTTTACTTTTTCTCTCAATTTAATGACACAATCCGTCTCAAAGGCCAGCTCTCTCACTATATCTTCCGCAAGTGCACGGCAACTGGGTGAACCGCAGGCGCCGCAATCAAGTCCCGGAAGATTGTTTGTGATCTGATCAATCCGTTCCATTTTTTCAAGGGCCTTGGAAACATCATTATCCAGCGTCATAATGGGACGCGGTTGAATGAGCTCGGTGGATTTGAAAGTACCCTTTTCGTAGATGTCTGACAGTTCCTTGTCCGTATAAAAAGATGTCTGGTTGGTCTGTTTTTCGATAAGGTGACGCAGCCTTACCCTCCCCACGAATAGATTCTGGATATTCAGGGGCCCGCCGACACAACCGCCGGTACATGCCTGAAGCTCCATAAAATCAACGTCTTTGAGTTCACCGCGTTCAACCTCTTCGAGGAGGCTTATTACATTATGGATACCGCTTACTGCGAGTGAGGTTCCATACCCTATGCTTTTCGATTCCCCGGTAATGTAACCCCAGCCTATACCTGAGCTTGTTGCCTTGTTGAGTCTGGGAGACGTTTCGTGGTGTTTCTTTGCAAGGTGCTTCACGATATCCTTATAGATGAGGTTTGCGCCAATCACCCCGTCAACGGCAGATTGTTTTGTAGAAATGGGGTTTTTTGTTTCCGTCACTTTGGCCGGGCAGGGAGAGATGAAGAAGGCGCCGATATCTTTTTGAGAAAGCCCTGTCCTTTTCTGAGCTTCTTCCTTTGCCATTCTTGCCGCTACCTCCATGGGGGTGAGGATGGGTATAACCTGTTCAAGAAGTTCGGGGAATTTGATCTGCATGAGACGCAAAACAGCAGGACAGGCAGATGAGAAAAGTGGTTTTTTCCTTTTGTAAGCTTTGAGATATTTGTGGACAATAGAGGCGACAACCTCTGCCGCTAAAGCAACTTCAAAGACATCATCAAAACCGAGATGAAAAAAGGAATTCAGGATATCTTCAATATTTTCGCTGTTTTTAAATTGACCAAAAAAGGAGGGAGCGGGAAGGGCTATACGGTATTTATACTCTGAAAGCTTATCCATTTCATCGGTTAAGGCAATTTTAGCGTGATTTTGACAGACCCGTATGCATTCGCCACAGTCGATACACCGTTCCTGGGTAATCTGCGCCTTTCCATCGTGCACCCGTATTGCCTCCATGGGACAGCGCTTGATACAGTTGGTACAGCCTTTGCATTTTTCATAGTCGAGACGGACTGAATGAAACTGGTTATACATACATAGTTCCTGTTTCAACCTGTTTTGTATCGGCAGGGTTAAGATATATGGTTGCCCTCAATGTCGTGCCAAAGCCTATCGTGGTTTTA
Protein-coding regions in this window:
- a CDS encoding AraC family transcriptional regulator, whose amino-acid sequence is MNLGQLAHLLNFEILTGDINLEKAIKGGYVSDLLSDVIANAEEDSVWITVQRHINILGVAKLKDIVGIIIPRNLHVENEIIEKAKTERIAILRDSRSSFEIAGLVYNSLTRD
- a CDS encoding 4Fe-4S binding protein, which produces MYNQFHSVRLDYEKCKGCTNCIKRCPMEAIRVHDGKAQITQERCIDCGECIRVCQNHAKIALTDEMDKLSEYKYRIALPAPSFFGQFKNSENIEDILNSFFHLGFDDVFEVALAAEVVASIVHKYLKAYKRKKPLFSSACPAVLRLMQIKFPELLEQVIPILTPMEVAARMAKEEAQKRTGLSQKDIGAFFISPCPAKVTETKNPISTKQSAVDGVIGANLIYKDIVKHLAKKHHETSPRLNKATSSGIGWGYITGESKSIGYGTSLAVSGIHNVISLLEEVERGELKDVDFMELQACTGGCVGGPLNIQNLFVGRVRLRHLIEKQTNQTSFYTDKELSDIYEKGTFKSTELIQPRPIMTLDNDVSKALEKMERIDQITNNLPGLDCGACGSPSCRALAEDIVRELAFETDCVIKLREKVKMLAEEILDLARIIPPSMSDTSPKKEK